From Rhodopseudomonas palustris, a single genomic window includes:
- a CDS encoding substrate-binding domain-containing protein: MRHLLIMTAAAVALATTAVHAADDLKIALIYGKTGPLEAYAKQTETGLMMGLEYATKGTMTLDGRKIVVITKDDQSKPDLSKAALAEAYQDDGADIAIGTSSSAAALADLPVAEENKKILIVEPAVADQITGEKWNRYIFRTGRNSSQDAISNAVAIGKQGVTIATLAQDYAFGRDGVAAFKEALAKTGATLAAEEYVPTTTTDFTAVGQRLFDALKDKPGKKVIWVIWAGGGDPLTKLQDMDPKRYGIELSTGGNILPALAAYKRLPGMEGATYYYYDIPKNPINDWLVTEHQKRFNAPPDFFTAGGFTAAMAVVTAVQKAKSTDTEKLIAAMEGMEFDTPKGKMMFRKEDHQALQSMYHFKVKVEPALAWAVLEPVRELKIEEMEIPIKNKR; this comes from the coding sequence GTGCGTCATCTGTTGATCATGACAGCCGCGGCTGTCGCGCTGGCTACCACCGCGGTCCATGCCGCCGACGACCTCAAGATCGCGCTGATCTACGGCAAGACCGGCCCCCTCGAAGCCTATGCCAAGCAGACCGAGACCGGCCTGATGATGGGGCTGGAATACGCCACCAAGGGCACGATGACGCTCGACGGCCGCAAGATCGTGGTGATCACCAAGGACGATCAGTCCAAGCCCGACCTCTCCAAAGCCGCTCTCGCCGAAGCCTATCAGGATGACGGCGCCGACATCGCGATCGGCACCTCGTCGTCGGCCGCGGCGCTCGCCGACCTGCCGGTCGCCGAAGAGAACAAGAAGATCCTGATCGTCGAGCCGGCGGTCGCCGATCAGATCACCGGCGAGAAGTGGAACCGCTACATCTTCCGCACCGGCCGCAACTCGTCGCAGGACGCGATCTCCAACGCGGTCGCGATCGGCAAACAGGGCGTCACCATCGCAACGTTGGCGCAGGACTACGCGTTCGGCCGCGACGGCGTCGCCGCCTTCAAGGAAGCCCTGGCCAAGACCGGCGCAACGCTGGCCGCCGAAGAATACGTGCCGACCACCACCACCGACTTCACCGCGGTCGGCCAGCGGCTGTTCGATGCGCTGAAGGACAAGCCGGGCAAAAAAGTCATCTGGGTGATCTGGGCCGGCGGCGGCGATCCGCTGACCAAGCTGCAGGACATGGACCCGAAGCGCTACGGCATCGAGCTGTCGACCGGCGGCAATATCCTGCCGGCGCTCGCCGCCTATAAGCGCCTGCCCGGTATGGAAGGCGCGACCTATTACTACTACGACATCCCCAAGAACCCGATCAACGACTGGCTCGTCACCGAGCACCAGAAGCGCTTCAACGCGCCGCCGGACTTCTTCACTGCCGGCGGCTTCACCGCCGCGATGGCGGTGGTCACCGCCGTGCAGAAGGCGAAGTCGACCGACACCGAGAAGCTGATCGCCGCGATGGAAGGCATGGAGTTCGACACGCCCAAGGGCAAGATGATGTTCCGCAAGGAAGACCATCAGGCGCTGCAGAGCATGTATCACTTCAAGGTCAAGGTCGAGCCGGCGCTGGCCTGGGCCGTGCTCGAGCCGGTGCGCGAACTCAAGATCGAGGAGATGGAGATCCCGATCAAGAACAAACGGTGA
- a CDS encoding helix-turn-helix domain-containing protein: MAGDTGKKLFVGPRFRRIRQQLGLSQTQIAEGLGISPSYVNLIERNQRPVTAQILLRLAETYDLDLRDLATADEDRFFAELNEIFSDPLFRQIDLPKQELRDLAELCPGVTHSLQRLYAAYTEARRGETMVAAQMADREQIRYEANPIERIRDMIEANRNYFPELEQAAEAVRDELNIGSQEMFGALTDRLRERHSITTRIMPVDVMRETLRRFDRHRRQLLISELIDGPGRAFQVAFQTGLTEHGGVIDAIVHRAGGLEDQARRLYRITLGNYFAAAVMMPYAAFHAAAEQLSYDVNVLAQRFNAGFEQVCHRLTTLQRPNARGVPFFMLRVDNAGNVSKRFSSGTFPFSKFGGTCPLWNVHSTFDTPDRLLKQVIELPDGSRYFSIAQMVRRPIAPHPQPQPRFAIGLGCEIRHASKLIYAAGMDLEKAEGTPIGVNCRLCEREHCSQRAEPPITRTLILDENTRRASSFAFSNAREL, translated from the coding sequence ATGGCCGGCGATACCGGTAAAAAACTGTTCGTGGGCCCCCGGTTCCGCCGCATTCGGCAGCAGCTCGGTCTGTCGCAGACCCAGATCGCCGAAGGATTGGGCATTTCTCCGAGCTACGTCAACCTGATTGAACGCAACCAGCGCCCGGTGACCGCCCAGATCCTGCTGCGGCTTGCCGAAACCTACGATCTCGACCTGCGCGACCTCGCCACCGCCGACGAGGACCGGTTCTTCGCCGAACTCAACGAGATCTTTTCCGATCCCTTGTTCCGGCAGATCGACCTGCCCAAGCAGGAGCTGCGCGACCTCGCCGAACTGTGCCCCGGCGTGACCCATTCGCTGCAGCGGCTGTACGCAGCCTATACCGAGGCCCGCCGCGGCGAGACCATGGTGGCGGCGCAGATGGCCGACCGCGAACAGATCCGCTACGAGGCCAACCCGATCGAGCGGATCCGCGACATGATCGAGGCCAACCGCAACTACTTCCCCGAGCTGGAGCAGGCCGCCGAAGCGGTGCGCGACGAGCTGAATATCGGCTCGCAGGAGATGTTCGGCGCGCTGACCGACCGACTGCGGGAGCGCCATTCGATCACCACCCGGATCATGCCGGTCGACGTGATGCGCGAGACGCTGCGCAGGTTCGACCGCCATCGCCGGCAACTCTTGATCTCCGAGCTGATCGACGGCCCCGGCCGCGCCTTCCAGGTCGCGTTCCAGACCGGGCTGACCGAGCATGGCGGGGTGATCGACGCGATCGTGCATCGGGCCGGCGGGCTCGAGGACCAGGCGCGGCGGCTGTATCGCATCACGCTCGGCAACTACTTCGCTGCTGCCGTGATGATGCCCTATGCGGCGTTCCACGCCGCCGCCGAGCAACTCTCCTACGACGTCAACGTGCTGGCGCAGCGCTTCAACGCCGGCTTCGAGCAGGTCTGCCACCGCCTCACCACGCTGCAGCGGCCGAACGCCCGCGGCGTGCCATTCTTCATGCTGCGGGTCGACAACGCCGGCAACGTCTCCAAGCGGTTCTCGTCCGGCACCTTCCCGTTCTCGAAATTCGGCGGCACCTGCCCCTTGTGGAACGTGCACTCGACCTTCGACACGCCGGACCGGCTACTCAAGCAGGTGATCGAACTGCCCGACGGCAGCCGCTACTTCTCGATCGCCCAGATGGTCCGCCGCCCGATCGCCCCGCACCCGCAGCCGCAACCGCGCTTCGCCATCGGCTTAGGGTGCGAAATCCGCCACGCCTCAAAGCTGATCTACGCCGCCGGCATGGACCTGGAAAAAGCCGAAGGCACTCCGATCGGCGTCAACTGCCGCCTCTGCGAACGCGAACACTGCAGCCAACGCGCCGAGCCGCCGATCACACGGACGCTGATCCTCGACGAGAACACGAGAAGGGCCAGCAGCTTTGCGTTCAGCAATGCAAGGGAGTTGTGA
- a CDS encoding ABC transporter ATP-binding protein, whose protein sequence is MTTLETQSLTIRFGGHVAVDAVSCAFRPGELTAIVGPNGAGKTTYFNLISGQLRPSAGRILFDGADITQMTAPLRTRAGLGRAFQLTNLFPNLSVEENVRLAVQAHSGTHYDMLRPWRTRRDLIERADAILDSVALGARRTVAATALSHGDQRKLEVALMMALEPKVYMFDEPTAGMSVDEVPVVLDLIARLKTDPSKIILLVEHKMDVVRSLADRIIVLHHGKLVADGKPAEVIASPIVQEAYLGIAPGKSAA, encoded by the coding sequence ATGACCACCCTCGAGACCCAATCCCTCACCATCCGGTTCGGCGGCCATGTCGCGGTCGATGCGGTGAGCTGTGCGTTTCGCCCCGGGGAGCTGACCGCGATCGTCGGACCGAACGGCGCCGGCAAGACCACGTATTTCAATCTGATCTCCGGCCAGCTTCGCCCGAGCGCCGGCCGCATCCTGTTCGACGGCGCGGACATCACCCAAATGACCGCGCCGCTGCGCACCCGCGCCGGGCTCGGCCGCGCGTTCCAGCTCACCAATCTGTTTCCCAATCTGTCGGTCGAGGAGAACGTCCGGCTCGCCGTGCAGGCGCACAGCGGCACGCATTACGACATGCTGCGGCCGTGGCGCACCCGGCGCGACCTGATCGAGCGCGCCGACGCCATCCTGGACAGCGTTGCGCTGGGTGCCCGCCGCACCGTCGCCGCCACCGCGCTGTCGCACGGCGACCAGCGCAAGCTCGAAGTCGCGCTGATGATGGCGCTTGAGCCGAAGGTCTACATGTTCGACGAGCCGACCGCCGGCATGAGCGTCGACGAGGTCCCGGTGGTGCTCGATCTGATCGCGAGGCTGAAGACCGATCCGTCAAAAATCATCCTCTTGGTCGAACACAAAATGGACGTCGTCCGCTCCCTCGCCGACCGCATCATCGTGCTGCACCACGGCAAACTCGTCGCCGACGGAAAGCCAGCCGAGGTGATCGCTTCGCCGATTGTGCAGGAGGCCTATCTGGGCATTGCACCGGGGAAGAGTGCGGCGTGA
- a CDS encoding ABC transporter ATP-binding protein, which produces MTDLLTLEGVHTNIGRYHILQGVDFAVPAGQTTMLLGRNGAGKTTTLRTIMGLWPASRGEITLGGRRIEAMATPDIARLGVGYVPETMAVFSDLTVKENLILAARDGDLDTARLDWIFGFFPALRKFWLSRAGSLSGGQKQMLSIARAIVEPRELLLIDEPTKGLAPAIIGALIDCFAELKRTGATILLVEQNFHVAQQIGDSVLVMDNGMIVHRGAMAELAADVPLQERLLGLSLEAHQ; this is translated from the coding sequence ATGACTGACCTCCTCACGCTCGAAGGCGTGCACACCAATATCGGCCGCTATCACATCCTGCAGGGCGTCGACTTCGCCGTCCCCGCCGGACAGACCACGATGCTGCTCGGCCGCAACGGCGCCGGTAAGACCACGACGCTGCGCACCATCATGGGGCTGTGGCCGGCCTCGCGCGGCGAGATCACCCTTGGCGGCCGGCGGATCGAAGCGATGGCGACGCCGGACATCGCGCGGCTCGGCGTCGGCTACGTGCCGGAGACCATGGCGGTGTTCTCCGATCTCACCGTGAAGGAAAACCTGATCCTGGCGGCGCGCGACGGCGACCTCGACACCGCGCGGCTCGACTGGATCTTCGGCTTCTTCCCGGCCTTGCGAAAATTCTGGCTGTCGCGCGCCGGCTCACTGTCCGGCGGGCAGAAGCAGATGCTGTCGATCGCCCGCGCCATCGTCGAGCCACGCGAGCTGCTGTTGATCGACGAGCCGACCAAAGGGCTGGCGCCGGCGATCATCGGCGCGCTGATCGACTGCTTCGCCGAACTCAAGCGCACCGGCGCCACCATTCTGCTGGTCGAGCAGAACTTCCATGTCGCGCAACAGATCGGCGACAGCGTGCTGGTGATGGACAACGGCATGATCGTGCATCGCGGCGCCATGGCCGAGCTTGCCGCCGACGTGCCGCTGCAGGAACGCCTGCTCGGCCTCAGCCTGGAGGCGCATCAGTGA
- a CDS encoding lytic murein transglycosylase: protein MAAIAISASPALAQRGASCHGGQSFPQFLAGLKQKAVAAGVSQGAIAQASPYLVYDQSIVNRDRGQRVFGQIFTVFAGRMASEGRRVKGQQLIKQYAGAFARAEKEYGVPPAVIAAFWALESDFGAVQGNLSTLRSLVSLAYDCRRSEMFQDETIAALKIIDRGDLTPAEMIGSWAGELGQTQFLPRHYYDYAVDYDGDGHRDMLRSAPDVIGSTAHYIATGLKWRRGEPWLQEVQAPDNLPWDQADLTVKHPRSQWAQWGVTYPNGRPLQSDALPASLLLPMGRHGPAFLAYANFDAYTEWNNSLIYATTAAYLATRIAGAPPMQKPRAAVAQLSFNEMKQLQQLLVRAGYDVGKVDGVLGQNTRSAVKAMQIKYRLPADSWPTAELLTRMGGTAAPSASAEPEPATEPRRARRDRPAAPLPQ, encoded by the coding sequence ATGGCCGCGATAGCTATCTCGGCCTCCCCCGCCCTCGCCCAGCGCGGCGCGTCGTGCCACGGCGGCCAGAGCTTTCCGCAGTTCCTCGCCGGCCTGAAACAGAAAGCCGTCGCGGCCGGGGTGTCGCAAGGCGCGATCGCGCAAGCCTCGCCGTATCTCGTCTACGACCAGAGCATCGTCAATCGCGACCGCGGCCAGCGGGTGTTCGGGCAGATCTTCACGGTGTTCGCCGGGCGGATGGCGTCCGAAGGACGGCGCGTCAAGGGCCAGCAACTGATCAAGCAATACGCGGGCGCGTTCGCCCGCGCCGAGAAGGAGTACGGCGTGCCACCGGCGGTGATCGCGGCGTTCTGGGCGCTGGAAAGCGATTTCGGCGCGGTGCAGGGCAATCTGTCGACGCTGCGCTCGCTGGTATCGCTGGCTTATGATTGCCGCCGCTCCGAGATGTTCCAGGACGAGACCATCGCGGCGCTGAAGATCATCGATCGCGGCGATCTGACGCCGGCAGAAATGATCGGCTCCTGGGCCGGCGAGCTCGGCCAGACCCAGTTTCTGCCGCGGCACTATTACGACTACGCGGTCGACTACGACGGCGACGGCCACCGCGACATGCTGCGCAGCGCACCCGACGTGATCGGCTCGACCGCGCACTACATCGCTACCGGCCTGAAATGGCGTCGCGGCGAGCCGTGGCTGCAGGAGGTGCAGGCGCCGGACAACCTGCCGTGGGATCAGGCCGATCTCACCGTGAAGCATCCGCGCTCGCAATGGGCGCAATGGGGCGTGACCTACCCGAACGGGCGCCCGCTGCAAAGCGATGCCCTGCCGGCCTCGCTGCTGCTGCCGATGGGACGGCACGGCCCGGCGTTCCTGGCCTATGCCAATTTCGACGCCTATACCGAGTGGAACAATTCGCTGATCTACGCCACCACAGCCGCTTACCTGGCGACCCGGATCGCCGGAGCGCCGCCGATGCAGAAGCCCCGTGCCGCGGTGGCGCAGCTCTCGTTCAACGAGATGAAGCAGTTGCAGCAGCTTCTGGTGCGCGCCGGCTACGACGTCGGCAAGGTCGACGGCGTGCTCGGCCAGAACACCCGCAGCGCCGTGAAGGCGATGCAGATCAAATATCGTCTGCCGGCGGATTCCTGGCCGACCGCGGAGCTGCTCACCCGGATGGGCGGCACGGCGGCCCCGTCGGCCTCCGCCGAACCGGAGCCGGCCACCGAACCGCGGCGCGCCAGGCGCGACCGACCGGCCGCGCCGCTGCCGCAATAG